The Dioscorea cayenensis subsp. rotundata cultivar TDr96_F1 chromosome 19, TDr96_F1_v2_PseudoChromosome.rev07_lg8_w22 25.fasta, whole genome shotgun sequence genome includes a window with the following:
- the LOC120249509 gene encoding nodulin homeobox isoform X1 has translation MRHAKEESSRTADQAINLNLAVQELSGLASRELNKLLKDSENFSIQLGTENGPPNQFDVEKLASSLPLHLIAVLLSGSDSAHLTHMLRGVRLLHSFSDLASRHSRLEQILLDDVRLTEQMLDLVFYTLIVLGSYDQVKHLGSSSLPLLHSALVACTLHLLTGYISTQWQDLVHILLAHPKVDIFMDVAFDAVHVDIMLLHIMFSMLNNDILCNKSSLHASEGIIHYFCQQCEASLQFLLSLCQQKLFRDRLLKNKELCKTGGIFSLARTILKLNAPDCFKDSNSILAAVSRLKARILSILLQLCEAESISYLDEVASSAKSMSLAKSVALEILDLLKSAFRKNANQLGSSLDKSNPRGLVLLNSMRLADIFSDDSNFRSFFMINIVQVLVGILAIPHEDFLSSWCSVNVPMIEEDASVDYEPFTAAGVALASLADGTGSALPTPAILNETNSSCANNFHGVPTVSYVQQRTSYLVKIIANLHCFVPNICEEEERDLFLNKFYECLLKENDSFSLYPSASDSWKASVICKNLGSLSNYAGSLIPNMLNADDVSLLSLFSKKLQALFPQIEGSLIQEPCVKEESTAESKLEDSYPVQDTLGNWGTNVKNPQDSQGDRTDAPPGSGGLDTGGLEETQHAKNDINMKVGNHQNLSCQEADQVTVTSKPRELPENDESDKKKMKSTVPATWNTSRSLRGTEKETQNPETNDMEVEFTKGDPDRASDSGEVFKTADSAKEGNCQDDEKVESTHGEEKQPKKRKRNIMNDSQIMLIEKALLDEPEMQRNAALLQTWADKLSAHGSEVTSSQLKNWLNNRKAKLARAARETRGTLEGESASYQEKPSGSGVSHFDDSPESPVEEIYHMPTRGSSRRSGNAMAGNVQENEKASRGEFLSFTQHCSPMNYPCVRPSSFMPGQLVALSDREGKEIGKGKVFQVEGRWLGRSLEDTGLCIVDITELKIEKWKEVQHPSEAGGMTFEKAAARNGGVMRVAWDAIRISLLPP, from the exons ATGAGGCACGCCAAGGAGGAATCCTCGCGAACTGCTGATCAG gcAATTAACCTGAATTTAGCGGTTCAAGAGTTGAGTGGACTTGCTTCTAGAGAGCTGAATAAGCTGCTGAAAGACTCTGAGAATTTCAGTATACAGCTGGGCACTGAAAATGGGCCTCCTAACCAA TTTGACGTGGAAAAACTTGCTTCGTCTCTTCCTTTGCACCTTATTGCGGTGCTCTTATCTGGTTCTGACAGTGCGCACTTGACACATATGCTTCGTGGTGTTCGCCTTTTGCATTCATTTTCTGACCTAGCATCTCGGCATTCTAGACTTGAGCAG ATTCTGCTGGATGATGTAAGATTAACTGAACAAATGCTGGATCTTGTATTTTATACCTTAATCGTTCTAGGAAGTTATGATCAG GTCAAGCATCTTGGTTCATCATCTCTACCTCTTTTGCATTCGGCTCTTGTTGCTTGCACCCTTCATCTTTTAACAGGATATATTTCAACACAATGGCAGGATCTTGTGCATATTTTGCTTGCACATCCCAAG GTTGATATATTCATGGATGTAGCTTTTGATGCTGTGCATGTTGACATTATGCTCTTACATATAATGTTTTCGATGTTGAACAATGATATCTTATGCAACAAAAGCAGTCTTCATGCTTCTGAAGGAATAATTCACTATTTCTGCCAACAATGTGAGGCTTCTTTGCAGTTTCTGCTGTCCTTATGCCAACAGAAATTATTCAGGGATCGTCTCCTTAAAAATAAG GAACTATGCAAAACTGGGGGCATTTTTTCTTTGGCTCGTACTATCCTGAAATTAAATGCCCCAGATTGCTTTAAGGACTCCAACAGCATTCTGGCTGCTGTATCCAGACTGAAAGCAAGAATTCTATCTATT TTGCTGCAGCTCTGTGAGGCAGAAAGCATATCTTACCTGGATGAAGTTGCTAGTTCTGCTAAAAGTATGTCGTTGGCAAAATCTGTTGCCCTGGAG ATTCTTGATTTACTGAAATCTGCATTCAGAAAAAATGCCAATCAACTGGGTAGTTCTCTAGACAAAAGTAATCCAAGGGGCCTGGTGCTTCTTAACTCAATGCGTTTGGCTGATATATTCTCAGATGATTCAAATTTCCGATCcttttttatgattaatatt GTGCAAGTTCTAGTTGGGATATTGGCCATTCCCCATGAAGACTTTCTATCCAGTTGGTGCTCAGTAAATGTTCCTATGATAGAGGAAGATGCCAGTGTTGACTATGAACCATTTACAGCAGCTGGTGTGGCATTGGCTTCTTTAGCTGACGGCACTGGGAGTGCTCTGCCGACCCCTGCTATtctcaatgaaacaaatagcTCATGTGCTAACAATTTCCATGGTGTGCCCACTGTGTCCTATGTACAGCAGAGAACATCGTACTTAGTGAAAATCATAGCCAATCTACACTGTTTTGTTCCTAATATTTGTGAAG AAGAAGAGAGGGACCTATTTCTCAACAAATTTTATGAGTGTTTGCTCAAGGAGAATGACTCATTTTCCCTCTATCCTTCTGCTTCtgattcatggaaagcctctgTTATCTGCAAAAACCTAG GTTCCTTGTCGAATTATGCTGGATCTTTGATTCCAAACATGCTCAATGCAGATGATGTTTCACTTTTGAG TTTATTCTCTAAAAAACTACAAGCATTATTTCCTCAAATTGAGGGATCTTTGATCCAG GAACCTTGTGTGAAAGAAGAAAGTACAGCTGAGAGCAAGCTTGAAGACTCTTACCCTGTGCAGGACACTTTGGGAAATTGGGGCACGAACGTAAAAAATCCACAG GACTCCCAAGGTGATAGGACAGATGCACCACCGGGATCTGGGGGTCTAGATACAGGTGGTCTGGAAGAGACTCAACATGCGAAGAATGATATCAACATGAAAGTCGGAAATCACCAAAATTTATCGTGCCAAGAGGCAGACCAGGTCACTGTCACAAGCAAGCCTAGAGAACTACCTGAAAATGATGAGAGtgataagaagaagatgaagagcaCAGTTCCAGCCACATGGAATACATCTAGATCTTTGAGAGGGACTGAAAAGGAGACACAGAACCCTGAAACAAATGATATGGAAGTTGAATTTACCAAAGGTGATCCTGATCGGGCATCTGATAGTGGTGAAGTCTTTAAGACTGCAGACTCTGCAAAGGAAGGTAATTGTCAAGATGATGAGAAGGTAGAAAGTACCCACGGTGAAGAAAAGCAACCGAAGAAACGGAAACGGAATATCATGAATGACTCGCAAATTATGTTAATTGAGAAAGCCCTTTTGGATGAGCCTGAAATGCAGCGAAATGCAGCTCTGTTGCAAACGTGGGCAGATAAGCTAAGTGCTCAT GGCTCTGAAGTGACATCATCTCAGCTAAAGAACTG GCTGAACAACAGAAAAGCAAAGCTTGCCCGTGCTGCTCGTGAAACTCGTGGCACATTGGAGGGAGAAAGTGCCTCCTATCAAGAGAAGCCTAGTGGGTCTGGTGTCTCTCACTTTGATGATTCTCCTGAGAGTCCGGTGGAGGAGATATACCACATGCCTACAAGAGGGAGCAGTAGGAGATCTGGAAATGCAATGGCAGGCAATGTTCAAGAAAATGAGAAGGCCTCTCGAGGAGAATTCTTAAGTTTCACACAACATTGCAGCCCGATGAACTACCCTTGCGTACGACCCTCATCATTTATGCCTGGTCAGCTGGTTGCCTTATCAGATAGAGAGGGGAAGGAAATTGGAAAAGGAAAGGTGTTCCAGGTCGAAGGTCGGTGGTTAGGAAGAAGCTTGGAAGACACAGGTTTATGCATTGTAGACATCACAGAGCTCAAGATTGAGAAGTGGAAAGAGGTTCAACACCCTTCAGAAGCTGGCGGAATGACATTCGAGAAAGCTGCCGCCAGGAACGGTGGTGTTATGCGTGTTGCTTGGGATGCAATAAGGATCTCCTTATTGCCTCCATGA
- the LOC120249509 gene encoding nodulin homeobox isoform X2, producing MLRGVRLLHSFSDLASRHSRLEQILLDDVRLTEQMLDLVFYTLIVLGSYDQVKHLGSSSLPLLHSALVACTLHLLTGYISTQWQDLVHILLAHPKVDIFMDVAFDAVHVDIMLLHIMFSMLNNDILCNKSSLHASEGIIHYFCQQCEASLQFLLSLCQQKLFRDRLLKNKELCKTGGIFSLARTILKLNAPDCFKDSNSILAAVSRLKARILSILLQLCEAESISYLDEVASSAKSMSLAKSVALEILDLLKSAFRKNANQLGSSLDKSNPRGLVLLNSMRLADIFSDDSNFRSFFMINIVQVLVGILAIPHEDFLSSWCSVNVPMIEEDASVDYEPFTAAGVALASLADGTGSALPTPAILNETNSSCANNFHGVPTVSYVQQRTSYLVKIIANLHCFVPNICEEEERDLFLNKFYECLLKENDSFSLYPSASDSWKASVICKNLGSLSNYAGSLIPNMLNADDVSLLSLFSKKLQALFPQIEGSLIQEPCVKEESTAESKLEDSYPVQDTLGNWGTNVKNPQDSQGDRTDAPPGSGGLDTGGLEETQHAKNDINMKVGNHQNLSCQEADQVTVTSKPRELPENDESDKKKMKSTVPATWNTSRSLRGTEKETQNPETNDMEVEFTKGDPDRASDSGEVFKTADSAKEGNCQDDEKVESTHGEEKQPKKRKRNIMNDSQIMLIEKALLDEPEMQRNAALLQTWADKLSAHGSEVTSSQLKNWLNNRKAKLARAARETRGTLEGESASYQEKPSGSGVSHFDDSPESPVEEIYHMPTRGSSRRSGNAMAGNVQENEKASRGEFLSFTQHCSPMNYPCVRPSSFMPGQLVALSDREGKEIGKGKVFQVEGRWLGRSLEDTGLCIVDITELKIEKWKEVQHPSEAGGMTFEKAAARNGGVMRVAWDAIRISLLPP from the exons ATGCTTCGTGGTGTTCGCCTTTTGCATTCATTTTCTGACCTAGCATCTCGGCATTCTAGACTTGAGCAG ATTCTGCTGGATGATGTAAGATTAACTGAACAAATGCTGGATCTTGTATTTTATACCTTAATCGTTCTAGGAAGTTATGATCAG GTCAAGCATCTTGGTTCATCATCTCTACCTCTTTTGCATTCGGCTCTTGTTGCTTGCACCCTTCATCTTTTAACAGGATATATTTCAACACAATGGCAGGATCTTGTGCATATTTTGCTTGCACATCCCAAG GTTGATATATTCATGGATGTAGCTTTTGATGCTGTGCATGTTGACATTATGCTCTTACATATAATGTTTTCGATGTTGAACAATGATATCTTATGCAACAAAAGCAGTCTTCATGCTTCTGAAGGAATAATTCACTATTTCTGCCAACAATGTGAGGCTTCTTTGCAGTTTCTGCTGTCCTTATGCCAACAGAAATTATTCAGGGATCGTCTCCTTAAAAATAAG GAACTATGCAAAACTGGGGGCATTTTTTCTTTGGCTCGTACTATCCTGAAATTAAATGCCCCAGATTGCTTTAAGGACTCCAACAGCATTCTGGCTGCTGTATCCAGACTGAAAGCAAGAATTCTATCTATT TTGCTGCAGCTCTGTGAGGCAGAAAGCATATCTTACCTGGATGAAGTTGCTAGTTCTGCTAAAAGTATGTCGTTGGCAAAATCTGTTGCCCTGGAG ATTCTTGATTTACTGAAATCTGCATTCAGAAAAAATGCCAATCAACTGGGTAGTTCTCTAGACAAAAGTAATCCAAGGGGCCTGGTGCTTCTTAACTCAATGCGTTTGGCTGATATATTCTCAGATGATTCAAATTTCCGATCcttttttatgattaatatt GTGCAAGTTCTAGTTGGGATATTGGCCATTCCCCATGAAGACTTTCTATCCAGTTGGTGCTCAGTAAATGTTCCTATGATAGAGGAAGATGCCAGTGTTGACTATGAACCATTTACAGCAGCTGGTGTGGCATTGGCTTCTTTAGCTGACGGCACTGGGAGTGCTCTGCCGACCCCTGCTATtctcaatgaaacaaatagcTCATGTGCTAACAATTTCCATGGTGTGCCCACTGTGTCCTATGTACAGCAGAGAACATCGTACTTAGTGAAAATCATAGCCAATCTACACTGTTTTGTTCCTAATATTTGTGAAG AAGAAGAGAGGGACCTATTTCTCAACAAATTTTATGAGTGTTTGCTCAAGGAGAATGACTCATTTTCCCTCTATCCTTCTGCTTCtgattcatggaaagcctctgTTATCTGCAAAAACCTAG GTTCCTTGTCGAATTATGCTGGATCTTTGATTCCAAACATGCTCAATGCAGATGATGTTTCACTTTTGAG TTTATTCTCTAAAAAACTACAAGCATTATTTCCTCAAATTGAGGGATCTTTGATCCAG GAACCTTGTGTGAAAGAAGAAAGTACAGCTGAGAGCAAGCTTGAAGACTCTTACCCTGTGCAGGACACTTTGGGAAATTGGGGCACGAACGTAAAAAATCCACAG GACTCCCAAGGTGATAGGACAGATGCACCACCGGGATCTGGGGGTCTAGATACAGGTGGTCTGGAAGAGACTCAACATGCGAAGAATGATATCAACATGAAAGTCGGAAATCACCAAAATTTATCGTGCCAAGAGGCAGACCAGGTCACTGTCACAAGCAAGCCTAGAGAACTACCTGAAAATGATGAGAGtgataagaagaagatgaagagcaCAGTTCCAGCCACATGGAATACATCTAGATCTTTGAGAGGGACTGAAAAGGAGACACAGAACCCTGAAACAAATGATATGGAAGTTGAATTTACCAAAGGTGATCCTGATCGGGCATCTGATAGTGGTGAAGTCTTTAAGACTGCAGACTCTGCAAAGGAAGGTAATTGTCAAGATGATGAGAAGGTAGAAAGTACCCACGGTGAAGAAAAGCAACCGAAGAAACGGAAACGGAATATCATGAATGACTCGCAAATTATGTTAATTGAGAAAGCCCTTTTGGATGAGCCTGAAATGCAGCGAAATGCAGCTCTGTTGCAAACGTGGGCAGATAAGCTAAGTGCTCAT GGCTCTGAAGTGACATCATCTCAGCTAAAGAACTG GCTGAACAACAGAAAAGCAAAGCTTGCCCGTGCTGCTCGTGAAACTCGTGGCACATTGGAGGGAGAAAGTGCCTCCTATCAAGAGAAGCCTAGTGGGTCTGGTGTCTCTCACTTTGATGATTCTCCTGAGAGTCCGGTGGAGGAGATATACCACATGCCTACAAGAGGGAGCAGTAGGAGATCTGGAAATGCAATGGCAGGCAATGTTCAAGAAAATGAGAAGGCCTCTCGAGGAGAATTCTTAAGTTTCACACAACATTGCAGCCCGATGAACTACCCTTGCGTACGACCCTCATCATTTATGCCTGGTCAGCTGGTTGCCTTATCAGATAGAGAGGGGAAGGAAATTGGAAAAGGAAAGGTGTTCCAGGTCGAAGGTCGGTGGTTAGGAAGAAGCTTGGAAGACACAGGTTTATGCATTGTAGACATCACAGAGCTCAAGATTGAGAAGTGGAAAGAGGTTCAACACCCTTCAGAAGCTGGCGGAATGACATTCGAGAAAGCTGCCGCCAGGAACGGTGGTGTTATGCGTGTTGCTTGGGATGCAATAAGGATCTCCTTATTGCCTCCATGA
- the LOC120250565 gene encoding lipase-like, which yields MGRLSIGILGMMELYVSSMVHLLYGFYIFSTAVAWDMSQSITGRFRLSNSNNERQSNGTVPLDGSVPPIVLVHGIFGFGKGRLGGLSYFAGAEMKDDHVLVPDLGSLTSIYDRARELFYYLKGGRVDYGEEHSRACGHSRFGRVYDQGHYPIWDDQHPIHVVGHSAGAQVIRVLQQMLADKAFEGYENTNEDWVLSVTSLSGALNGTTRTYFDGMQPEDGRTMKPISLLQLCRIGVIVYDWLNISWLKKYYNFGFDHFEMEWRKAGVSGLADLLLGNSGPFASGDWILPDLTLQGSLNLNSNLQTFPNTFYFSYATKRTRKFFGVTLPSSLLGIHPLLFIRVLQMTQWRHPSDVPLPYKGYRDEDWEDNDGALNTISMTHPRIPVEHPSHFIDDDSECHPLQPGIWYYNKIVEADHIFFVINRDRAGVQFDVLYDSIFQRCRKHLFRTTSPPTLPNQIIS from the exons ATGGGGAGGTTGTCTATTGGTATCTTGGGGATGATGGAGCTGTATGTGAGTAGTATGGTGCATTTGCTATATGGGTTCTATATTTTTAGCACTGCTGTGGCTTGGGACATGTCTCAGAGCATCACAGGGCGCTTTAGGCTCAGCAACAGCAATAATGAGAGGCAGAGTAATGGGACTGTGCCTTTGGATGGATCAGTGCCTCCTATTGTGTTGGTTCATGGCATCTTTGGATTTGGGAAAGGg AGGCTTGGTGGGTTGTCATATTTTGCAGGGGCTGAGATGAAGGATGACCATGTTCTTGTTCCAGACTTGGGGTCCTTGACTAGCATCTATGATAG AGCAAGAGAGTTGTTTTACTATTTGAAAGGTGGGAGGGTGGATTATGGAGAGGAACACAGTAGAGCTTGTGGGCATTCAAGGTTTGGTAGGGTTTATGATCAAG gaCACTATCCAATTTGGGATGACCAGCATCCAATCCATGTTGTTGGGCATTCAGCAGGAGCACAGGTCATTAGAGTTCTGCAACAAATGTTGGCTGATAAG gCCTTTGAAGGCTATGAAAACACTAATGAGGATTGGGTGTTGAGTGTTACTTCACTCTCTGGTGCTCTCAATGGAACTACAAGAACTTATTTTGATGGAATGCA GCCGGAGGATGGAAGAACAATGAAACCCATTTCTCTGCTGCAACTCTGCCGAATTGGAGTGATAGTTTATGATTGGCTGAACATTTCATGGCTAAAGAAGTACTATAACTTTGGGTTTGATCACTTTGAGATGGAATGGCGAAAGGCCGGTGTTTCAGGCCTTGCTGATCTACTCTTAGGCAATTCCGGACCTTTTGCTTCCGGGGATTGGATTCTGCCTGATCTTACACTTCAAGGTTCTCTCAACCTTAATTCTAATTTGCAAACTTTTCCAAACACATTCTACTTCAGTTATGCAACAAAGAGAACCCGAAAGTTTTTTGGTGTAACACTGCCTTCAAGTCTGCTTGGTATCCATCCTTTGTTATTTATCAGAGTCTTGCAAATGACCCAATGGCGCCACCCTTCCGATGTGCCTCTGCCTTACAAAGGTTACAG AGACGAAGATTGGGAAGACAATGATGGGGCATTGAACACAATTTCAATGACTCATCCTAGGATACCAGTGGAACATCCTAGTCATTTTATCGACGATGATTCTGAATGCCATCCCTTGCAACCAGGCATCtg GTACTACAACAAGATTGTGGAAGCAGATCATATATTTTTTGTCATAAATCGGGATCGAGCCGGAGTTcaatttgatgttttatatgATAGCATCTTCCAGCGCTGCAGAAAACATTTATTCAGGACTACTTCTCCACCAACACTACCTAATCAGATCATCTCATAG